In one Pungitius pungitius chromosome 13, fPunPun2.1, whole genome shotgun sequence genomic region, the following are encoded:
- the LOC134135185 gene encoding protein SPMIP7 produces MMATVLDSHQQFSAEQHAIRRLDASGGDGLETGGADPPFARCRPHAEHVNLAPLRDDVPLLDPCSGHLSAGAEVDLGVRGRPRFIDFPPGFKERPLTAANPSVLCVDLREDKAWNSRRIPDAVLRARLRDSTDPVPSHSLGTSTNATPLNGFPFKQTGTQDSFSCGTRPWRNNSLAVLRYRYTSATQRSYEEVCWDSKLPPRLKAPDTTLEKWSDPASELTSRRRCGSRPQTGQTNGAEWSGLQLGPRPDARRLVSL; encoded by the exons ATGATGGCAACTGTTTTGGATTCCCACCAGCAGTTTTCTGCAGAGCAGCATGCCATCAGACGGCTGGACGCGTCTGGTGGAGACGGACTGGAAACGGGTGGTGCCGACCCACCTTTTGCCAGATGTCGCCCCCATGCTGAGCATGTAAACCTGGCTCCTTTACGAGACGACGTCCCACTGCTGGATCCCTGCAGCGGTCACCTGAGCGCTGGAGCCGAGGTCGACCTGGGGGTCAGGGGTCGACCGAGATTCATAGATTTTCCTCCAGGTTTCAAGGAGAGGCCACTCACGGCCGCAAACCCCTCTGTTCTCTGCGTCGACCTGAGGGAAGACAAGGCCTGGAACTCCAGGAGGATCCCTGATGCAGTCTTGAGAGCAAGACTCCGTG ATTCGACTGATCCTGTTCCATCACACTCACTGGGGACGTCAACTAATGCAACGCCGCTTAACGGATTCCCTTTTAAACAAACTGGAACTCAG GATTCCTTCTCTTGTGGTACGAGGCCATGGAGAAACAACTCTCTGGCAGTTCTGCGCTACAGATACACTTCTGCAACACAGAG GAGTTACGAGGAAGTTTGTTGGGATTCAAAATTGCCCCCCCGCTTGAAGGCACCAGATACAACCCTTGAGAAGTGGAGCGACCCAGCGAGTGAGCTCACCTCAAGGAGGCGCTGCGGCAGTCGACCTCAGACGGGGCAG ACGAATGGAGCTGAGTGGAGCGGCCTGCAGCTGGGACCGAGGCCTGATGCCAGGAGGCTCGTATCACTGTAA